A DNA window from Flavisolibacter ginsenosidimutans contains the following coding sequences:
- a CDS encoding glycosyltransferase, whose translation MNHPLVSVCIPTYNAAEFFEPCLQSALAQTYANLEILISDDGSTDDTLAVAEKYRQRDGRIRLVKNKAKGMVNNWNNCIEQARGEWVKLLFQDDLLKPACVEKMVNGCLQHKVDVGLCRRDFIIHPDVPKITRFSFRYKIVRPERIFDDLAYISPERLAAGAAEHLGQNVLGEPTCYLFHKRIFSQTGLFNPEFRQIVDYEFILRLGLKNGLSFSTKTLATFRVHNASESSANTKEGKALCIRNVAAVTGDIILLFYHFLHDPEFALMKKAAGEKLLDLHIKHLYHSGCKHKGKTVFNKALQPLRKKYKELGSLEYSFFKYVYYRKLFKNWERHDRVSDERYE comes from the coding sequence ATGAATCACCCACTTGTTTCTGTTTGCATTCCCACATACAATGCGGCCGAATTTTTCGAGCCTTGCCTGCAATCGGCCCTGGCGCAGACCTACGCTAACCTTGAAATTCTGATTTCAGACGATGGTTCTACCGACGACACGCTTGCTGTGGCAGAAAAATACCGGCAACGAGATGGCCGCATCCGGCTTGTAAAAAACAAGGCGAAGGGAATGGTGAACAATTGGAACAATTGCATTGAGCAGGCGCGGGGCGAGTGGGTGAAGCTGCTGTTTCAGGATGATCTTTTAAAACCCGCTTGTGTTGAGAAAATGGTGAACGGCTGCCTGCAGCATAAAGTGGACGTTGGCTTGTGCCGCCGCGATTTTATCATTCATCCCGACGTGCCCAAGATTACCCGCTTTAGTTTTCGGTACAAGATTGTAAGGCCCGAGCGCATCTTCGATGACCTTGCGTACATCTCTCCCGAGCGATTGGCCGCCGGTGCCGCCGAGCATCTCGGCCAGAATGTGTTGGGCGAACCCACCTGCTATCTTTTTCACAAGCGAATTTTTTCGCAAACCGGCTTGTTCAATCCTGAGTTCAGGCAAATTGTGGATTATGAATTTATCCTTCGGCTGGGATTGAAAAACGGCCTTTCCTTTTCAACCAAAACCCTGGCCACGTTCCGGGTGCACAACGCATCGGAAAGCAGCGCCAACACCAAAGAAGGAAAAGCCTTGTGCATCCGGAACGTGGCCGCTGTTACCGGCGACATTATCCTGTTGTTTTACCATTTTTTACACGATCCCGAGTTTGCGCTCATGAAGAAGGCCGCCGGTGAAAAGTTGTTAGACCTTCACATCAAGCACCTTTACCACTCCGGCTGCAAGCACAAAGGCAAAACAGTTTTCAACAAAGCCCTGCAGCCCTTGCGAAAGAAATACAAAGAATTGGGCAGCCTGGAATACAGCTTCTTTAAATACGTTTATTACCGAAAGCTGTTTAAAAACTGGGAAAGACACGACCGGGTTTCCGATGAGAGATACGAATAA
- the meaB gene encoding methylmalonyl Co-A mutase-associated GTPase MeaB, which produces MWQQLLQDLKSGDARALARIISLVENEHEGYEAFLLSLSLNDDAKIIGVTGPPGAGKSTLVDALIGEAVNNNKKVAVLCVDPSSPFNLGAVLGDRIRMSNWYTHPKVFIRSLATRGSMGGLHPKIIEITDVIKAAAYDYIIVETVGVGQSEIEIAGLADTTVVVLVPEAGDEVQTMKAGLMEIADVFVVNKSDRPDADAFVKNLRLMLSPAFHQQKNDVEIIKTVASTQQGIADLYSAIQKHLQQNGTNERKAWLLAERAYHLLQQKRMKGIQKSDLRQQIERIMPTGRFNLYRFVYGIDEAV; this is translated from the coding sequence ATGTGGCAGCAACTGCTTCAAGATTTAAAGAGCGGCGACGCGAGAGCCTTGGCCCGCATTATTTCTCTCGTTGAAAACGAGCACGAAGGTTACGAAGCGTTCTTGCTAAGTCTTTCGTTGAACGACGACGCAAAAATCATCGGCGTCACCGGCCCGCCCGGCGCGGGCAAAAGCACGCTGGTGGACGCTTTGATTGGCGAAGCCGTAAACAACAACAAAAAAGTTGCGGTGCTTTGCGTAGATCCTTCATCGCCGTTTAACCTTGGCGCCGTGCTTGGCGACCGCATACGCATGAGCAATTGGTACACGCATCCGAAGGTATTTATTCGCTCACTGGCCACACGCGGTTCGATGGGTGGTCTCCATCCAAAAATCATCGAGATAACGGATGTGATAAAAGCTGCGGCTTACGATTACATCATTGTCGAAACCGTTGGCGTGGGCCAAAGTGAAATTGAAATCGCGGGTCTTGCTGATACGACCGTTGTAGTACTTGTGCCCGAAGCCGGCGACGAAGTGCAAACGATGAAAGCAGGCCTGATGGAAATTGCCGATGTGTTTGTGGTAAACAAAAGCGACCGGCCTGATGCCGATGCCTTTGTGAAAAATTTGCGCCTGATGCTGTCGCCGGCTTTTCACCAGCAAAAGAATGACGTTGAAATCATTAAGACGGTAGCGTCAACACAGCAAGGCATTGCTGACTTGTACAGCGCAATTCAGAAGCATCTTCAACAAAACGGGACCAACGAAAGAAAAGCCTGGCTGCTGGCCGAACGTGCTTACCATCTTTTGCAGCAAAAGCGAATGAAGGGCATCCAAAAGTCCGATCTGCGGCAGCAAATAGAAAGGATTATGCCAACAGGCCGTTTTAATCTTTACCGCTTCGTTTACGGTATTGACGAAGCCGTATAA
- a CDS encoding O-antigen ligase family protein: protein MRARKNRGIRDWRNNAVFVSVLLMMMAAAVSRGALSVSLILFVGLALLHKNFFVQIKSFAATPFLWSLSLLFFLPFVSGLWSDDLSKWSDVVRIKLPLLFLPLAFAGSWNFSKKQWLFAALFFLALVFSGCVWGLIDYAQNAAQIHEGYLRAKTLRTPLEGDHVRFSWLVSVAVILCLLLAEATQQNAQKVLLLVLCLFFVIYLHVLSARTGIFSLYLFLLVYFLHLLFKMKNRKRSALLFCFLIALPFVAYTVLPTFKARLRYNLYDLSFVQKAQYLPGSSDGARTMSLKAGWQVLRDNPFGAGAGDVMHEADKWYAAAVPNVLPPDKFYPSSEWLMYGAFAGWPGVLIFTLVMLVPFFVKVFEYKIYWIGFHATAAFSFLFDMGLEVQYGGFLYAFLACGLWKALYVRCETLDVRQE, encoded by the coding sequence ATGAGGGCACGCAAAAATAGAGGGATTCGGGATTGGCGTAACAACGCTGTCTTCGTTAGCGTGTTGCTCATGATGATGGCCGCTGCCGTTTCGCGTGGCGCTTTATCGGTTAGTCTTATTTTATTCGTTGGCCTTGCCTTGTTGCATAAAAATTTTTTTGTGCAAATCAAAAGCTTCGCGGCTACGCCTTTCCTGTGGAGTCTTTCGCTCTTGTTTTTTCTTCCTTTTGTTTCGGGTTTGTGGAGCGATGATTTGAGCAAATGGAGCGATGTTGTTCGCATCAAGTTGCCCCTGCTTTTTTTGCCGCTGGCCTTTGCCGGTAGTTGGAATTTTTCGAAGAAGCAATGGCTGTTTGCCGCACTGTTTTTTTTAGCACTCGTCTTCAGCGGTTGTGTTTGGGGCTTGATTGATTATGCACAGAACGCCGCGCAAATTCACGAAGGTTATTTGCGGGCCAAAACGCTTCGCACGCCGCTGGAAGGCGATCACGTGCGGTTTAGCTGGCTGGTAAGCGTGGCCGTTATTCTTTGCCTTCTCTTGGCAGAAGCGACGCAGCAAAATGCGCAGAAGGTTTTGCTGTTAGTCTTGTGTTTGTTCTTTGTCATTTACTTGCACGTTCTTTCGGCCCGAACGGGAATTTTCTCGCTCTATTTATTTCTGCTCGTTTACTTTTTGCACCTCCTTTTTAAAATGAAAAACCGCAAGCGGTCAGCGCTGCTTTTTTGTTTCCTGATAGCGCTGCCTTTTGTTGCGTACACGGTGTTGCCAACGTTTAAAGCAAGGCTGCGCTATAATCTTTACGATCTTTCGTTTGTGCAAAAAGCACAATACCTGCCGGGTTCGAGCGACGGCGCAAGAACGATGTCATTGAAAGCCGGGTGGCAGGTATTAAGAGACAATCCTTTTGGCGCCGGCGCAGGCGATGTGATGCACGAAGCGGATAAATGGTATGCGGCGGCTGTACCAAACGTATTGCCCCCGGATAAATTTTACCCGAGCAGCGAATGGTTAATGTACGGTGCATTTGCCGGCTGGCCCGGCGTATTGATTTTTACACTGGTTATGCTGGTTCCTTTTTTTGTGAAAGTTTTCGAGTACAAAATTTATTGGATTGGCTTTCACGCAACGGCTGCTTTTAGCTTCCTGTTCGACATGGGACTTGAAGTGCAGTACGGTGGTTTTTTATACGCCTTTCTTGCGTGTGGCTTGTGGAAAGCGCTTTACGTGAGATGTGAAACGTTAGACGTGAGACAGGAGTGA
- a CDS encoding glycosyltransferase family 2 protein translates to MSHQFSIVIVCKNEERNIGRVLQSLAGLTDDVLVYDNGSTDGTLTVLRQYGVRIHEGAWMGYGKTKREAVRLAKYDWVLSIDADEALDEELQQALQTISLTDATTVYQIAFKNLLGEKVLRWGEWGGDKHIRLFNRTNVNWDEAPVHESLTIPPSAVVKKLPGFILHRTVKDTVEYSNKMVKYALLNAQKYYAQGKKSSWLKRYVSPRFTFVKHYIFGLGFLDGWEGLLSARMTAFYTFLKYARLYELWRKS, encoded by the coding sequence ATGAGTCATCAATTCTCCATCGTTATTGTTTGCAAAAACGAAGAACGTAATATTGGAAGAGTGCTGCAAAGCCTTGCGGGTTTAACCGACGACGTGCTGGTGTACGACAACGGCAGTACCGACGGCACATTAACCGTTTTGCGGCAATACGGTGTGCGCATTCACGAAGGCGCCTGGATGGGCTACGGCAAAACAAAACGCGAAGCGGTGCGCCTTGCCAAATACGACTGGGTGTTGAGCATCGATGCCGACGAAGCGCTGGACGAAGAATTGCAACAAGCTTTGCAAACCATAAGCCTGACGGACGCAACTACGGTTTATCAGATAGCGTTTAAAAATCTTTTGGGCGAAAAAGTTTTGCGCTGGGGCGAATGGGGCGGCGACAAACACATTCGCCTGTTTAACCGGACAAACGTGAACTGGGACGAAGCTCCCGTGCACGAATCGCTGACAATACCGCCTTCTGCTGTCGTAAAAAAATTGCCGGGCTTCATTTTGCACCGCACGGTGAAAGACACGGTTGAGTACAGCAATAAGATGGTGAAGTATGCTTTGCTGAACGCCCAAAAATATTATGCGCAGGGAAAAAAGTCCTCCTGGTTAAAACGTTACGTAAGCCCCCGCTTCACCTTTGTGAAGCATTATATTTTTGGACTGGGTTTTTTAGACGGCTGGGAAGGTCTGCTCTCCGCCCGCATGACGGCATTTTATACCTTTTTAAAATACGCAAGGCTGTACGAGTTGTGGAGAAAAAGTTGA
- a CDS encoding LON peptidase substrate-binding domain-containing protein has translation MTNFIPIFPLGIVVYPGESLNLHIFEPRYKQLIKECNENNKPFGIPAVIEDRLQDYGTVVRIKEITTAYENGEMDIKTEGEKVFRILEVIKEIPDKLYSGAIVNYPANHEQGSAEVMRRVVNSIKELYKLLKVQKDFKKEDAQLNTYDIAHHVGFSLQEEYEFLNLLHERQRQEYLKRHLAKIIPTVAQMESLKEKVKLNGHFKNLEGFKFEE, from the coding sequence ATGACGAACTTCATTCCGATATTTCCTTTGGGCATTGTGGTTTATCCCGGCGAAAGCCTGAACCTGCACATCTTTGAGCCGCGGTACAAGCAATTGATTAAAGAGTGCAACGAGAACAACAAGCCCTTCGGCATTCCGGCCGTGATTGAAGACCGCCTGCAGGATTACGGCACGGTAGTGCGCATCAAAGAAATAACAACAGCGTACGAGAACGGCGAGATGGACATTAAAACCGAAGGTGAAAAAGTCTTTCGCATTTTAGAGGTCATCAAAGAAATTCCCGACAAACTTTACAGCGGCGCTATTGTAAACTACCCGGCCAACCACGAGCAAGGCAGTGCCGAAGTGATGCGCCGCGTGGTGAACAGCATCAAGGAATTGTACAAGCTGCTGAAGGTGCAAAAGGATTTTAAAAAAGAAGACGCCCAACTCAACACCTATGATATTGCGCACCACGTGGGCTTTTCACTGCAGGAAGAATACGAGTTTTTAAACCTTCTGCACGAACGCCAGCGGCAGGAATATTTAAAACGCCACCTGGCCAAAATCATTCCCACCGTGGCGCAGATGGAAAGCCTGAAAGAAAAAGTAAAACTCAACGGGCATTTTAAAAATTTAGAGGGATTTAAGTTTGAGGAATAG
- a CDS encoding type III pantothenate kinase has protein sequence MTQTLCLDFGNTRLKLALFEEDNLKEVIVLREDAVAHLNEIIQQHKPQRSILSSVVHHDEAIERLLKEETSFHKLSHLSKLPFSIPVGKPETMGADRMAIAAASVFLFPGQNNLAIGLGTCVTFNFINQQHEFMGGSISPGMEMRFRSMNEYTAKLPLVQAHWNVPLIGYDTATNLQSGVVLGMAKEMDGIIDLYKEKFGNFNALLTGGDTALFEPCLKNGIFADPHLIFKGLYAISQYNASST, from the coding sequence ATGACCCAAACCCTCTGCCTTGATTTTGGCAACACACGGCTAAAACTTGCATTGTTTGAAGAAGACAATTTAAAAGAAGTGATTGTGCTTCGCGAAGACGCCGTGGCGCATTTGAACGAGATCATTCAACAACACAAGCCGCAGCGTTCCATCCTCTCTTCGGTTGTTCATCATGATGAAGCCATCGAAAGGCTTTTGAAAGAAGAAACAAGTTTTCACAAGCTCTCGCATCTTTCAAAACTTCCGTTCAGTATTCCTGTGGGCAAGCCCGAAACCATGGGCGCCGACCGGATGGCGATAGCCGCCGCTTCGGTTTTTTTGTTTCCGGGGCAGAACAACCTGGCCATTGGTTTGGGCACCTGCGTAACGTTCAATTTCATTAACCAGCAACACGAATTTATGGGCGGCTCCATTTCGCCCGGAATGGAGATGCGCTTTCGCAGCATGAACGAGTACACGGCCAAACTTCCACTTGTGCAAGCCCATTGGAACGTGCCGTTGATTGGCTATGACACCGCCACCAATTTGCAAAGCGGCGTGGTGCTGGGCATGGCCAAAGAGATGGACGGCATCATTGATTTATACAAAGAAAAGTTCGGGAACTTTAACGCCCTTTTAACCGGGGGTGATACGGCTTTATTCGAGCCCTGTTTGAAAAACGGGATATTTGCAGACCCTCATTTAATCTTTAAAGGTCTGTATGCAATTAGCCAATACAACGCTTCATCAACATAA
- the lptC gene encoding LPS export ABC transporter periplasmic protein LptC: MKPKKLSNRNERLSHVSRLTFLIFCLCLLGCENDPDIVNQKNDRKPNLEEAYNIQSFLSQNGNLRAKLTSPFMLRYAMDTSYLEFPKTLHVNFFDSTGKVESQVDALYGKYFETRNKVYLRDSVVVFNVKGDTLRSPDLWWDQNTKKFYTDNFIRLRTKDKRLYGGKGFEADQDLNRWTIFQPTGIIYVPDSMKVQ, translated from the coding sequence GTGAAACCGAAGAAACTCTCAAACCGTAACGAACGCTTGTCTCACGTCTCACGTCTCACGTTTCTCATCTTTTGTTTGTGCCTGCTTGGTTGCGAAAACGATCCCGACATCGTGAATCAAAAGAACGACCGCAAGCCCAATCTTGAAGAAGCCTACAACATTCAAAGTTTTTTAAGCCAGAACGGAAACCTTCGCGCAAAGCTTACGTCGCCTTTCATGCTTCGCTACGCGATGGATACCTCTTACCTTGAATTTCCGAAAACGCTTCACGTTAATTTCTTCGACAGCACGGGCAAAGTTGAAAGCCAGGTAGATGCTTTGTACGGAAAGTATTTTGAAACCCGCAACAAAGTCTATCTGCGCGACAGCGTGGTTGTGTTTAACGTTAAAGGCGATACGCTTCGTTCGCCGGATTTGTGGTGGGACCAGAACACAAAAAAATTTTACACCGATAACTTCATTCGCCTGCGCACAAAAGACAAGCGGCTTTACGGCGGCAAAGGCTTTGAAGCCGACCAGGACCTAAACCGCTGGACCATCTTTCAACCCACCGGTATTATTTACGTACCCGATAGCATGAAAGTGCAGTAG
- a CDS encoding potassium channel beta subunit family protein: MEYRRMGKTGLQLSVLSFGSWVTFHKQIDDSISDELMGIAYDNGINFFDNAEVYAAGESEKMMGRVLKKKNWDRTSYCVSSKAFFGWRGKQNKPNQTGLSRKHLTEACHEALQRLQVDYLDLYFCHRPDKAVPVEEVVRTMNTLIQQGKILYWGTSEWSAAEIMEAHRIAAQLGLIGPSVEQPQYNLLHREKVEKDYLDIFRTVGMGTTIWSPLASGLLTGKYNNGIPDDSRFALEGFDWLVRQWMEPDKLAKVKELTTFADELGVPVATLSLAWTIKNPNVTTTILGATKKEQLTENLKALDALPKLTPEAMNRIDEIVGTKPELPEY, encoded by the coding sequence ATGGAATACAGACGAATGGGCAAGACGGGCTTGCAGTTGAGCGTACTTTCTTTTGGCAGTTGGGTTACGTTTCACAAACAAATTGACGACAGCATTTCCGATGAACTGATGGGCATTGCTTATGACAACGGCATCAACTTTTTCGACAACGCCGAAGTATACGCTGCCGGTGAAAGCGAAAAAATGATGGGCCGCGTGTTGAAGAAAAAAAATTGGGACCGTACCTCATACTGTGTAAGCAGCAAAGCGTTTTTTGGCTGGCGCGGAAAGCAAAACAAACCCAATCAAACAGGCCTTAGCCGCAAGCATTTGACCGAAGCCTGTCACGAAGCCTTACAGCGGTTGCAGGTTGATTATCTTGACTTGTACTTCTGTCATCGCCCCGACAAAGCCGTGCCCGTTGAAGAAGTGGTGCGAACGATGAATACTTTAATTCAACAAGGAAAAATTTTGTACTGGGGCACAAGCGAATGGAGCGCCGCGGAAATTATGGAAGCGCACCGCATTGCCGCGCAATTGGGTTTGATCGGACCATCGGTGGAGCAACCGCAATACAACCTTTTGCACCGCGAAAAAGTAGAAAAAGATTACCTCGATATTTTTCGCACCGTAGGCATGGGAACCACTATTTGGAGCCCGCTTGCCAGCGGCCTGCTCACCGGCAAATACAACAACGGCATACCCGATGACAGCCGCTTTGCCTTGGAAGGTTTTGACTGGCTGGTGCGGCAGTGGATGGAGCCTGACAAACTTGCAAAAGTGAAAGAGCTGACAACCTTTGCCGATGAATTGGGCGTGCCCGTTGCCACACTTTCCCTTGCGTGGACAATCAAGAATCCGAACGTAACGACAACCATACTCGGAGCCACAAAAAAAGAACAGCTCACCGAAAATTTAAAAGCATTGGACGCATTGCCGAAACTTACACCCGAGGCAATGAACAGGATTGATGAAATTGTAGGAACAAAACCAGAGTTGCCGGAGTATTGA
- a CDS encoding SDR family oxidoreductase, with protein MNLKNKTALITGGSRGIGKAIAEKLAKEGCNIAIAAKTTEPHPKLEGTIYTAAKEIEAIGVQCLPVQCDIRFEEQLNAAVAETVKTFGGLDILINNASAISLTPTEHTEPKRFDLMTGIEIRGTFFMCKACIPHLRKSTNAHILNLSPPLNLNPKWFAQHLAYTVAKYGMSMIVLGLAEELKKDKIAVNALWPKTTIATAAVQNLLGGDALMRMSRKTDIVADAAYAIVSKSFAECTGNFFIDEDVLRDEGINDFEKYAVDASQKLMTDIFLD; from the coding sequence ATGAATCTGAAAAATAAAACGGCGCTCATCACCGGCGGTAGCCGCGGCATCGGCAAGGCCATTGCCGAAAAACTGGCAAAAGAAGGTTGCAACATTGCGATTGCGGCAAAGACAACCGAACCGCATCCCAAACTGGAAGGAACAATTTATACGGCTGCAAAAGAGATTGAAGCAATCGGTGTACAATGCCTGCCCGTGCAATGCGACATCCGGTTTGAAGAACAACTAAATGCTGCCGTAGCCGAAACCGTGAAGACCTTTGGCGGCCTTGATATTTTAATCAACAACGCAAGCGCCATCAGCCTCACGCCAACCGAACATACAGAACCAAAGCGTTTTGACTTGATGACCGGCATTGAAATACGCGGAACCTTTTTTATGTGCAAGGCCTGCATTCCGCACTTGCGCAAAAGCACCAACGCACACATTTTAAATCTTTCACCGCCACTGAATTTAAATCCAAAATGGTTTGCGCAGCATCTTGCTTACACCGTTGCCAAATACGGCATGAGCATGATTGTTCTCGGTCTTGCGGAAGAACTGAAGAAGGATAAAATAGCGGTGAATGCCTTGTGGCCAAAGACGACCATTGCCACAGCGGCCGTGCAAAATTTATTGGGCGGTGATGCCCTGATGCGCATGAGCCGCAAGACAGATATCGTTGCCGATGCGGCTTATGCAATTGTATCGAAATCGTTTGCGGAATGCACGGGCAATTTTTTTATTGACGAAGATGTACTGCGCGACGAAGGCATAAATGATTTTGAAAAGTACGCAGTGGATGCTTCGCAGAAGTTGATGACGGATATATTTTTGGATTGA
- a CDS encoding LytR/AlgR family response regulator transcription factor: MKLNCFVVDDEPLARKGLKEYIGDVDFLQFAGEADSPLKATEQVSSGNVHLLFLDIQMPKITGLQFFSSLQQAPPVIFTTAYPQYALDGFELNALDYLVKPISFDRFLKAALRAKEYYDVRTQNQQQDSAANYLFIKVDGKLVKIFYDDILYVEALQNYVTVHTKEKKYITYLTFHSIEEFLPQNLFIKAHKSYLVAISKIESIEGACICIGQHALPISRNLKDQVMEKLVNNRLLKR; the protein is encoded by the coding sequence ATGAAACTGAATTGCTTTGTTGTTGACGACGAGCCGCTGGCCCGCAAGGGTTTGAAGGAATACATCGGCGACGTGGATTTTTTGCAGTTTGCAGGCGAAGCCGACTCGCCACTGAAAGCAACGGAACAAGTAAGCAGCGGCAACGTTCACCTTTTGTTTCTCGACATTCAAATGCCGAAGATCACCGGTCTTCAATTCTTTTCTTCGCTGCAACAAGCGCCGCCGGTAATTTTCACCACGGCTTATCCGCAATATGCGCTGGACGGCTTTGAGTTGAATGCCTTGGATTATTTGGTAAAGCCCATTTCGTTTGATCGCTTTTTAAAAGCGGCATTACGGGCCAAAGAATATTACGACGTGCGAACGCAAAACCAGCAACAGGATTCTGCTGCCAATTACTTGTTCATTAAAGTTGACGGCAAACTGGTAAAGATTTTTTACGACGATATTTTGTACGTGGAAGCGCTTCAGAATTACGTTACCGTTCACACCAAAGAAAAAAAGTACATCACCTATCTCACTTTTCATTCCATTGAAGAATTTCTGCCGCAAAACCTGTTTATCAAAGCCCACAAATCTTACTTGGTGGCGATTTCAAAAATTGAAAGCATTGAAGGCGCTTGCATTTGCATTGGGCAACATGCCTTACCTATCAGCAGAAATTTAAAAGACCAGGTGATGGAGAAATTGGTGAACAACCGGCTTTTGAAGCGATAA
- a CDS encoding sensor histidine kinase, whose translation MIAAKNTTGKGYHFLFWLLAAAVWLYLRYQDYSTLAQAVWITIIKVTELALLVYTVNGLLVPRFLYKKKYGLFAIAFTGLVAVCSFLKMLLVARVLSQSMDVVNVKAAVYNNFVTQAFLVLASIALKSAVDYIQLQKRMADVAKEKAEAELNFLKAQINPHFLFNSLNAVYFLIDKKNTEARDALHRFSEMLRYQLYECGGKRIAIEKEIHFLKDYVGLQQLRTGTNTAVQFCCEEDVAQFSIEPLLLIPFVENSFKHLSHFDDGKENKVRINLSRQNGSMLFSVYNTTEEKAVAESGGIGLDNVQKRLQLLYPDKHKLTVKKSDGWFGVELQLFLT comes from the coding sequence ATGATAGCGGCGAAAAACACAACCGGCAAGGGTTATCACTTTTTGTTTTGGTTGCTTGCAGCAGCCGTGTGGCTTTATTTGCGCTACCAGGATTATTCAACGCTTGCGCAAGCGGTTTGGATAACGATCATAAAAGTAACCGAACTTGCTTTGCTTGTTTACACCGTAAACGGCTTGCTCGTGCCGCGTTTTTTGTACAAAAAAAAGTACGGGCTTTTCGCTATTGCCTTCACCGGTCTTGTGGCCGTTTGCAGTTTTTTAAAAATGTTGCTTGTAGCCCGTGTGCTCAGCCAGTCAATGGATGTTGTGAATGTGAAGGCGGCGGTGTACAACAATTTTGTGACGCAGGCCTTTTTGGTGCTGGCCAGCATTGCGCTCAAGTCGGCGGTTGATTACATTCAGCTTCAAAAACGCATGGCCGACGTAGCCAAAGAAAAAGCGGAGGCCGAACTGAATTTTTTAAAAGCACAAATCAACCCGCACTTTTTGTTCAACTCCTTAAACGCGGTTTACTTTTTAATTGACAAGAAAAACACGGAGGCAAGAGACGCGCTGCACCGGTTTTCGGAAATGCTGCGCTACCAGTTGTACGAATGCGGCGGCAAACGCATCGCCATTGAAAAAGAGATTCATTTTTTGAAAGATTACGTGGGCTTGCAACAACTGCGAACCGGAACAAACACCGCCGTTCAATTTTGTTGCGAAGAAGACGTAGCGCAGTTCAGCATCGAGCCTTTACTGCTGATTCCTTTTGTGGAAAACTCGTTCAAGCATCTTTCGCATTTTGACGACGGCAAAGAAAACAAAGTGCGGATAAATCTCTCGCGGCAAAACGGTTCAATGCTGTTCTCGGTTTACAACACAACAGAAGAAAAAGCGGTGGCCGAAAGCGGTGGCATTGGTTTGGACAATGTGCAAAAACGGCTTCAACTTCTTTATCCCGACAAACACAAACTAACCGTCAAAAAAAGCGACGGCTGGTTTGGCGTAGAACTTCAACTCTTCCTGACATGA
- a CDS encoding DoxX family protein, translated as MNQHLISRIAIFLLSFVMIFFGVQHYLHPDMLITKVPSYLPGGKVWVYVVGTAFILAALSFMLNVWVRTTAYLLALMLLVFVFTIHLPNYFDTADRDYQYQSLMNFLKDLALAAFALYIASNARHQKVLEETSLEEEEREAHRSMDLAHE; from the coding sequence ATGAATCAACACCTAATTTCCCGGATCGCCATCTTCCTGTTGTCATTCGTAATGATCTTCTTCGGTGTACAACACTATCTCCACCCCGACATGCTGATAACCAAAGTACCCTCGTATTTGCCTGGAGGCAAGGTTTGGGTTTATGTGGTGGGCACAGCTTTTATTTTAGCTGCGCTTTCGTTTATGCTGAACGTTTGGGTGCGCACAACCGCTTACCTTTTGGCGCTGATGCTGCTCGTTTTTGTATTTACCATTCACCTGCCCAATTACTTTGATACGGCCGACAGGGATTACCAGTACCAGTCGCTGATGAACTTTTTAAAAGACCTGGCGCTGGCGGCTTTTGCCTTGTACATTGCCAGTAACGCAAGGCATCAAAAAGTATTGGAAGAAACGTCGCTGGAAGAAGAGGAGAGAGAGGCGCACCGGAGCATGGATTTAGCCCACGAATAA